Proteins found in one Drosophila busckii strain San Diego stock center, stock number 13000-0081.31 chromosome 2R, ASM1175060v1, whole genome shotgun sequence genomic segment:
- the LOC108595252 gene encoding uncharacterized protein LOC108595252 isoform X1 — translation MHRCCCSWTLTLALLMAAAMLLVLVRSEDCGQEEFTKCAEPLEMLHLTSEFSIGAAKKDELDKLCHELRKGVRCIQSYTRRCMDLQQRNQFNKLYHGTNQFIRDLCNKGEFQEEYLKHAPCSEMAKKDFEVCANRYKETMVFLKPHKNQENQENGTLNENIKTICCSINELVDCSENAARKICGVEAAKFTRELVDKYANSLTKIYCEDLSRHPSICRDGAGDGASVLQLNSLGLVATAALLLLAR, via the exons atgcatcgatgctgctgcagttggacactgacgctggcgctgctcatGGCGG CAGCAATGCTGTTAGTGCTGGTTAGATCGGAGGACTGCGGCCAGGAGGAGTTCACAAAGTGCGCCGAGCCACTTGAAATGCTGCATTTAACGTCGGAATTTTCGATTGGCGCTGCCAAGAAGGACGAATTGGATAAACTTTGTCA TGAGTTGCGCAAGGGCGTGCGTTGCATTCAAAGCTACACCAGACGCTGCATGGATCTGCAGCAGCGCAATCAGTTCAACAAGCTATATCATGGCACCAATCAGTTTATACGCGATCTATGCAACAAGGGCGAGTTCCAGGAGG AATATCTGAAGCATGCGCCCTGCTCGGAAATGGCTAAAAAGGATTTTGAAGTATGCGCCAATCGCTATAAGGAGACTATGGTGTTCTTAAAGCCGCACAAGAATCAAGAGAACCAAGAGAATGGCACACTCAATGagaatattaaaacaatttgctg TTCCATTAATGAGCTAGTGGATTGCTCTGAAAATGCAGCGCGCAAAATTTGCGGCGTTGAGGCGGCCAAGTTTACACGCGAGCTGGTGGATAAATATGCCAATAGTTTGACCAAG ATCTATTGTGAAGACTTGTCGCGACATCCATCAATTTGTCGCGATGGTGCAGGCGATGGCGCCAGCGTTTTGCAGCTCAATAGTTTGGGTctagttgcaactgcagcgctgctactgctggcCAGATAG
- the LOC108595252 gene encoding uncharacterized protein LOC108595252 isoform X2: MHRCCCSWTLTLALLMAAMLLVLVRSEDCGQEEFTKCAEPLEMLHLTSEFSIGAAKKDELDKLCHELRKGVRCIQSYTRRCMDLQQRNQFNKLYHGTNQFIRDLCNKGEFQEEYLKHAPCSEMAKKDFEVCANRYKETMVFLKPHKNQENQENGTLNENIKTICCSINELVDCSENAARKICGVEAAKFTRELVDKYANSLTKIYCEDLSRHPSICRDGAGDGASVLQLNSLGLVATAALLLLAR; the protein is encoded by the exons atgcatcgatgctgctgcagttggacactgacgctggcgctgctcatGGCGG CAATGCTGTTAGTGCTGGTTAGATCGGAGGACTGCGGCCAGGAGGAGTTCACAAAGTGCGCCGAGCCACTTGAAATGCTGCATTTAACGTCGGAATTTTCGATTGGCGCTGCCAAGAAGGACGAATTGGATAAACTTTGTCA TGAGTTGCGCAAGGGCGTGCGTTGCATTCAAAGCTACACCAGACGCTGCATGGATCTGCAGCAGCGCAATCAGTTCAACAAGCTATATCATGGCACCAATCAGTTTATACGCGATCTATGCAACAAGGGCGAGTTCCAGGAGG AATATCTGAAGCATGCGCCCTGCTCGGAAATGGCTAAAAAGGATTTTGAAGTATGCGCCAATCGCTATAAGGAGACTATGGTGTTCTTAAAGCCGCACAAGAATCAAGAGAACCAAGAGAATGGCACACTCAATGagaatattaaaacaatttgctg TTCCATTAATGAGCTAGTGGATTGCTCTGAAAATGCAGCGCGCAAAATTTGCGGCGTTGAGGCGGCCAAGTTTACACGCGAGCTGGTGGATAAATATGCCAATAGTTTGACCAAG ATCTATTGTGAAGACTTGTCGCGACATCCATCAATTTGTCGCGATGGTGCAGGCGATGGCGCCAGCGTTTTGCAGCTCAATAGTTTGGGTctagttgcaactgcagcgctgctactgctggcCAGATAG